The DNA window TGTCGGTCGAAATGAACGATGGCAGCGAAAACGAAATGCTCGTTCCGAAATTCGTCGTCATCGCCACCGGTTCGCGGCCACGCACGCTGCCGGGGTTGGAGGCGGACGGCGAATTCGTGATGACATCCGACGAGGCGCTGCAAATGGAGGTGCTCCCATCGTCCATTTTGATCGTTGGCGGCGGCGTGATCGGCATGGAATGGGCGTCGATGCTGAACGATTTCGGCGTGGATGTCACCGTGCTTGAATATGCTGACCGCATTTTGCCGACCGAAGATGAAGATGTGTCAAAAGAAATGGAAAAACTGCTTCGCCGCCGCGGCGTCAACATCGTCACCGGAGCGCGGGTGCTGCCAGAAACATTGGAAAAGGGAAACGGCGTGGCCATTCAGGCGGAACATAACGGTGAGCGAAAAACATTCACGGCTGACAAGATGCTTGTTTCTGTCGGACGGCAGGCGAACATTGAGGGAATCGGCCTCGAAAACACCGATATTGTCGTGGAGAAGGGGTATATTCAAACGAACGCGTTCGGCCAAACGAAAGAATCGCACATTTACGCGATCGGCGATGTCATCGGCGGCTTGCAGCTCGCCCATGTCGCCGCCCATGAAGGGATCGTCGCCATCGAACATTTGGCAGGGCATAATCCGTCGCCGATCGATTATGCGATGGTGCCGCGCTGCATTTACACCCGGCCGGAAGCGGCGGCGGTCGGCTTAACCGAGCAAGAAGCGAAAGCGAAAGGCTATGACATCAAAGTCGGCAAGTTTCCGTTTAAAGCGATCGGCAAGGCGCTTGTATTCGGCGAAGCAGAAGGATTTGTCAAATTCGTTGCCGACCGGAACACAGACGACTTGCTTGGCGTCCATATGGTCGGCCCGCATGTGACTGACTTGATTTCCGAAGCGGGGCTCGCTCGTGTGCTCGACGCCGCTCCGTGGGAAGTGGCGCATGCGATCCATCCGCACCCAACGCTCTCTGAAGCTCTGGCCGAGGCGGCGCTTGCCGTCGATGGACGGGCGATTCACTTCTAATCTTGCCGCGTGAGGGTGAAAGATTGGCAACAAGCAGCTTGCATGACAAGCTGTAATGCATTTTCAATTAAGGGAGGTTGTTCCGATGGCGCAAAACCGTCACCAAGCGCTCGGATTAAGCGATGACATGGTGTTGCAAATGTACGAAACGATGCTTCTCGCCCGCAAGCTCGATGAACGGATGTGGCTGTTAAACCGCGCGGGGAAAATTCCGTTCGTCATCTCGTGCCAAGGGCAGGAGGCGGCGCAAGTCGGCGCGGCGTTCGCTCTTGACCGGACGAAAGATTACGTCCTGCCGTACTACCGCGATATGGGCGTTGTGTTGACGTTCGGCATGACGCCGACGGAATTAATGCTTGCCGCGTTTGCCAAAGCGGAAGACCCGAACTCCGGCGGCCGGCAAATGCCAGGCCATTTCGGGCAAAAGAAAAACCGGATCGTCACCGGTTCTTCGCCTGTGACGACGCAAGTGCCGCACGCCGTCGGCTTTGCCTTGGCGGCGAAAATGGAAAAGAAAGATTTTGTCGCCTTCGTCACGTTCGGTGAAGGGTCGTCGAACCAAGGCGATTTCCACGAAGGAGCGAACTTTGCCGGCGTTCATAAACTCCCGGTCATCTTTATGTGCGAAAACAACAAGTACGCCATTTCCGTGCCGATTTCAAAACAATTGGCATGCGAAAAAGTATCGGACCGCGCCATCGGCTACGGCATGCCGGGCTATACGGTTGACGGCACCGATCCGCTCGAAGTGTACCGCGTCGTCAAGGAAGCGGCTGACCGCGCCCGCCGCGGCGAAGGACCGACGTTGATCGAGGCGGTGACGTACCGCTTGACGTCGCACTCGTCCGATGACGATCACCGCGTCTACCGGACGGAAGAAGAACTGGCCGAGGCGCGCGCGAAAGACCCGATCGTCTCATTTGCTCATTATTTGAAAGAGGTCGGTGTCTTGACGGACGCGTTAGATGAAGCCATTCAGGCGCGCGTCATGAAAGAAGTGAACGATGCCACCGACTATGCAGAAAAAGCGCCGTATGCCGAACCGGAGCATGCGCTTCGCTACGTGTATGCTGAGGAGTAAGGGGGAATCGACAATGCCTGTCATTTCGTATATTGATGCGGTTACGATGGCGATTCGCGAAGAGATGGAACGCGACTCGCGCGTGTTTGTGTTGGGAGAAGACGTCGGCAAAAAAGGCGGAGTGTTTAAAGCGACGCAAGGATTGTACGAGCAGTTTGGCGAAGAACGCGTCATCGACACGCCGCTCGCCGAATCGGCGATCGTCGGCGTCGGCATCGGCGCGGCGATGTACGGCTTGCGCCCGATTGCTGAAATTCAGTTTGCCGATTTCATCATGCCGGCGGTCAACCAAATTATTTCTGAAGCGGCGCGCATCCGCTACCGCTCGAACAACGACTGGAACTGCCCGATCGTCATCCGCGCCCCGTACGGCGGCGGGGTGCATGGCGCTTTGTACCATTCACAGTCAGTCGAGGCGGTGTTTGCCAACCAGCCGGGGCTGAAAATCGTCATGCCGTCAACGCCGTACGATGTGAAAGGGCTGCTCAAAGCAGCCATTCGCGACGAAGATCCGGTGCTCTTTTTCGAGCATAAGCGCGCCTATCGCCTCATTAAAGGGGAAGTGCCGGAGGAGGACTACGTGCTGCCGATCGGCAAAGCGGACGTTAAACGCGAAGGCGATGACATCACCGTCATCACGTACGGGCTGTGCGTCCATTTCGCCTTGCAGGCGGCCGAACGCGTCGCCCAAGACGGCATTTCCGTCCATCTGCTCGATTTGCGCACCGTCTACCCGCTTGATAAAGAAGCGATCATCGAAGCGGCGAGCAAAACCGGAAAAGTGTTGCTCATTACCGAAGACAATAAAGAAGGAAGCGTCATGAGCGAGGTGGCTGCCATTATTGCGGAACATTGCCTGTTTGACCTCGATGCGCCGATTATGCGCCTCGCCGGTCCGGACGTTCCGGCTATGCCGTATGCGCCGACGATGGAAAAATTCTTTATGGTCAACCCGGAAAAAGTGGAAAAAGCGATGCGCGAACTAGCGGCGTTTTAATGTATGAATAAAAGACGTCTCCCGCTTAGAAGCAATGGAAAAGTGGGAATGGCGATTGGGGAGGAATCCCATGAAGGGGTTCTTCGAAACCCCCCCCGCTTCCAAGCGTACGTGGTGGGGGACGTCACGGCGAAGATATTGCAACAGAGATAGGAGGGTATCGATGTGGCCATCGAACAATTGACGATGCCTCAGCTCGGGGAAAGCGTCACCGAAGGCACGATCAGCAAATGGCTCGTTTCCCCGGGCGACAAAGTGAACAAATACGATCCGGTCGCCGAAGTGATCACCGATAAAGTGAGCGCGGAAATTCCGTCGTCGTTTGCCGGCGTCATTCGCGAACTGATCGCCAAAGAAGGAGAAACGCTCCCGGTCGGCGCGCCGATTTGCACGATCGAAGTCGAAGGCGCTGCACCAAGTCCGGAAGCGAAACCGGCGGAGGAAGCGCCGAAAGCGGAAGACAGCGCCAAGCCAGCGGCGCCGAAAAAGGCCGGGCGGGCCAACAGCGGCCGTTACTCCCCCGCCGTGCTCCGCTTGGCTCAGGAACACGGCATTGACCTTGAACAAGTCCAAGGCACCGGCCTTGGCGGGCGGGTGACGCGCAAAGATTTGCTGAAGCTCATCGAGTCCGGCCAAATTCCGAAAGC is part of the Geobacillus sp. 46C-IIa genome and encodes:
- the lpdA gene encoding dihydrolipoyl dehydrogenase produces the protein MANEYDVVILGGGTGGYVAAIRASQLGLKTAVVEKGKLGGTCLHAGCIPSKALLRSAEVYAQTKNGEAFGVIADDVRLDFAKVQARKAAIVEQLHKGVQHLMKKGKIDVYAGIGRLLGPSIFSPLPGTVSVEMNDGSENEMLVPKFVVIATGSRPRTLPGLEADGEFVMTSDEALQMEVLPSSILIVGGGVIGMEWASMLNDFGVDVTVLEYADRILPTEDEDVSKEMEKLLRRRGVNIVTGARVLPETLEKGNGVAIQAEHNGERKTFTADKMLVSVGRQANIEGIGLENTDIVVEKGYIQTNAFGQTKESHIYAIGDVIGGLQLAHVAAHEGIVAIEHLAGHNPSPIDYAMVPRCIYTRPEAAAVGLTEQEAKAKGYDIKVGKFPFKAIGKALVFGEAEGFVKFVADRNTDDLLGVHMVGPHVTDLISEAGLARVLDAAPWEVAHAIHPHPTLSEALAEAALAVDGRAIHF
- a CDS encoding thiamine pyrophosphate-dependent dehydrogenase E1 component subunit alpha encodes the protein MAQNRHQALGLSDDMVLQMYETMLLARKLDERMWLLNRAGKIPFVISCQGQEAAQVGAAFALDRTKDYVLPYYRDMGVVLTFGMTPTELMLAAFAKAEDPNSGGRQMPGHFGQKKNRIVTGSSPVTTQVPHAVGFALAAKMEKKDFVAFVTFGEGSSNQGDFHEGANFAGVHKLPVIFMCENNKYAISVPISKQLACEKVSDRAIGYGMPGYTVDGTDPLEVYRVVKEAADRARRGEGPTLIEAVTYRLTSHSSDDDHRVYRTEEELAEARAKDPIVSFAHYLKEVGVLTDALDEAIQARVMKEVNDATDYAEKAPYAEPEHALRYVYAEE
- a CDS encoding alpha-ketoacid dehydrogenase subunit beta, producing MPVISYIDAVTMAIREEMERDSRVFVLGEDVGKKGGVFKATQGLYEQFGEERVIDTPLAESAIVGVGIGAAMYGLRPIAEIQFADFIMPAVNQIISEAARIRYRSNNDWNCPIVIRAPYGGGVHGALYHSQSVEAVFANQPGLKIVMPSTPYDVKGLLKAAIRDEDPVLFFEHKRAYRLIKGEVPEEDYVLPIGKADVKREGDDITVITYGLCVHFALQAAERVAQDGISVHLLDLRTVYPLDKEAIIEAASKTGKVLLITEDNKEGSVMSEVAAIIAEHCLFDLDAPIMRLAGPDVPAMPYAPTMEKFFMVNPEKVEKAMRELAAF